One Actinosynnema pretiosum DNA segment encodes these proteins:
- a CDS encoding helix-turn-helix domain-containing protein, with translation MHARQTVERRQLGLSLKRFRVAKGVSQAELGRVIGQSDSRISKVEDGTGTLNADQLTAALDHLDVHGDDRRTVLELGARARKRLRRGANDQQPYTDTLPGSFQRLADMEADASAIHCYEPGVVPGLLQAPGYIRAVMRSGEGVFWKPSAAEIESRYLFRRNRQVTTLETGRSKRLEFVFTEDALDGHQVDPDVMREQLDHLLRVAERHPRTTIQVLRSADLRNPMINAGLTVLDFDGAAPRVGFTPTSYGPSLYFDGEGDTAILMRAFRRVQELARDHVESVELIHKKVMEV, from the coding sequence ATGCACGCTCGGCAGACCGTGGAGCGCAGGCAGCTCGGGCTGTCGCTGAAGCGCTTCCGCGTGGCCAAGGGCGTGTCCCAGGCCGAGCTGGGGCGGGTGATCGGGCAGAGCGACTCGCGGATCAGCAAGGTCGAGGACGGCACCGGGACCCTCAACGCCGACCAGCTCACCGCCGCCCTGGACCACCTGGACGTGCACGGGGACGACCGGAGGACGGTCCTGGAGCTCGGCGCTCGGGCGCGCAAGCGGTTGCGGCGCGGGGCGAACGACCAGCAGCCCTACACCGACACCCTGCCCGGCTCCTTCCAGCGCTTGGCGGACATGGAGGCCGACGCGTCGGCGATCCACTGCTACGAGCCGGGAGTCGTGCCAGGACTCCTGCAGGCGCCGGGCTACATCCGCGCGGTGATGCGGAGCGGCGAGGGCGTTTTCTGGAAGCCGTCGGCGGCCGAGATCGAGAGCCGGTACCTGTTCAGGCGCAACCGGCAGGTGACCACGCTGGAGACGGGCCGGTCGAAGCGGTTGGAATTCGTCTTCACCGAGGACGCGCTGGACGGGCACCAGGTGGACCCGGACGTCATGCGCGAGCAGTTGGACCACTTGTTGCGGGTGGCCGAGCGGCATCCGCGCACCACGATCCAGGTGCTGCGCTCGGCGGACCTGCGAAATCCGATGATCAACGCCGGATTGACCGTTCTCGACTTCGACGGAGCCGCGCCCAGGGTCGGGTTCACCCCGACCTCCTACGGGCCATCCCTCTACTTCGACGGAGAAGGCGACACCGCGATCCTGATGAGGGCCTTCCGGCGAGTTCAGGAATTGGCCCGTGATCATGTGGAGAGCGTCGAGCTGATCCACAAGAAGGTGATGGAGGTCTAG
- a CDS encoding DUF397 domain-containing protein encodes MPTRDTGWFKSSYSNAGGDQCVECRATVESVSVRDSKNPEGGALRVSTASWAAFTARLKR; translated from the coding sequence GTGCCCACACGTGACACCGGGTGGTTCAAGAGCAGTTACAGCAACGCCGGGGGCGACCAGTGCGTGGAGTGCCGCGCGACGGTCGAGTCGGTCTCAGTGCGGGACTCCAAGAACCCCGAGGGGGGTGCGCTCCGGGTCAGCACGGCGTCCTGGGCGGCGTTCACCGCGCGCTTGAAGCGCTAG
- a CDS encoding DUF4229 domain-containing protein, which produces MAVHLGRDVALYVVARFAMVALVALALVMVNVPLLVALLVSLVVALPLSLFVFKGLRQRVAIGLNERDQVRKAERERLRAQLRGEPEASGDVTSGSGSN; this is translated from the coding sequence ATGGCCGTGCATCTGGGTCGTGACGTGGCGCTTTACGTGGTGGCGCGGTTCGCGATGGTCGCGCTGGTGGCGTTGGCGCTGGTCATGGTGAACGTGCCGCTGCTGGTCGCGCTGCTGGTGTCGCTGGTCGTCGCGCTGCCGCTGTCGCTCTTCGTGTTCAAGGGGCTCAGGCAGCGGGTGGCGATCGGGCTGAACGAGCGCGACCAGGTCCGCAAGGCCGAGCGCGAGCGCCTGCGCGCGCAGCTGCGCGGCGAGCCCGAGGCGTCCGGCGACGTGACTTCGGGGTCCGGCTCGAACTGA
- a CDS encoding Lrp/AsnC family transcriptional regulator produces the protein MDAVDRQIIAALRENGRATYADLGRKVGLSASAVHERVGKLEASGVIVGYHAVVDPSSVGLGVTALISIHPTDTADDNEVALSLAELIEVESCYRVAGDESFIVKVRVPTVDELERSLGALRKIPGVARTRTTVVLSTRFEGRPNTTTVGLDA, from the coding sequence GTGGACGCAGTGGATCGCCAGATCATCGCCGCCCTGCGGGAGAACGGCCGGGCCACCTACGCCGACCTGGGGCGCAAGGTGGGGTTGTCGGCCTCGGCCGTGCACGAGCGGGTCGGGAAGCTGGAAGCGTCCGGGGTGATCGTCGGCTACCACGCCGTGGTGGACCCCAGCTCGGTCGGGCTCGGCGTCACGGCGCTGATCAGCATCCACCCGACGGACACGGCGGACGACAACGAGGTCGCGCTCTCGCTGGCCGAGCTGATCGAGGTCGAGTCGTGCTACCGGGTGGCCGGGGACGAGTCGTTCATCGTCAAGGTGCGGGTGCCCACGGTGGACGAGCTGGAGCGCTCGCTCGGCGCGCTGCGGAAGATCCCCGGCGTCGCGCGGACCAGGACGACGGTCGTGCTGTCGACCAGGTTCGAGGGCAGGCCCAACACGACCACGGTGGGGCTGGACGCGTAG
- a CDS encoding BldC family transcriptional regulator — translation MQAHPGERLLTPGEVANLFRVDPKTVTRWATAGRIGSIRTPGGHRRFRESEVQTLLHQLTTEATEPVRH, via the coding sequence ATGCAAGCTCATCCAGGGGAACGCCTGCTGACTCCCGGTGAGGTCGCCAACCTCTTCCGGGTCGACCCGAAGACCGTGACCCGCTGGGCCACCGCGGGCCGCATCGGCTCCATCCGCACGCCGGGCGGGCACCGCCGGTTCCGCGAGTCCGAGGTGCAGACCCTGCTCCACCAGCTCACGACCGAGGCCACCGAGCCCGTCAGGCACTGA
- a CDS encoding MinD/ParA family ATP-binding protein has translation MTGHYENPDSPRQQPGSEGNPNHSGSYPVDQGQGYADSMYADPSTAYIESTPSGGVPVSGGASGAYPAPGSQSGAYPVSDWQSGAYPAPGSQSGAYPAPGSQSGAYPAPGSQSGAYPAPGSQSGAYQVPGSQSGAYQVPGSQSGGYPVPGSQSGGYPVGQPTGYPAPSNFPQGGYGGYGQQAPQQRGDASKANEVSSQQLIKRAKRPPQSGWRKTLHSLSGGLINLGESPADLRRRELIGRINQPLRGCYKIAMLSLKGGVGKTTTTTTLGSTFSSLRGDRVIAVDANPDRGTLALKVPRETTATVRHLLRDVARITKYSDVRAYTSQSPSRLEVLASEQDPAASEAFSDQDYLRTVALLEHFYNIVLTDCGTGLMHSAMKGVLDQADSLVLVSSGSVDGAQTSAATLDWLEAHGYRDLVAKSVAVINSVRPGSGKVDLDKLAAHFAQRCRAVVRIPFDAHLEEGAEIELDKLSPDTRLALLELAAVVADDFPSK, from the coding sequence GTGACCGGTCACTACGAGAACCCTGATTCTCCGAGGCAGCAGCCCGGTTCGGAGGGCAATCCGAACCACTCCGGCAGCTACCCGGTGGACCAGGGCCAGGGCTACGCGGACTCGATGTACGCGGACCCGTCGACCGCCTACATCGAGTCCACGCCGTCGGGGGGAGTGCCGGTCAGCGGTGGGGCGTCCGGCGCGTACCCGGCTCCCGGTTCGCAGTCCGGCGCGTACCCGGTGTCGGACTGGCAGTCCGGTGCGTACCCCGCGCCGGGTTCCCAGTCGGGCGCGTACCCGGCTCCCGGCTCGCAGTCCGGGGCCTACCCCGCTCCCGGCTCCCAATCCGGGGCCTACCCCGCTCCTGGCTCCCAGTCCGGCGCGTACCAGGTCCCCGGCTCCCAGTCCGGCGCGTACCAGGTCCCCGGCTCCCAGTCCGGCGGCTACCCGGTCCCCGGCTCGCAGTCCGGCGGCTACCCGGTCGGCCAGCCCACCGGCTACCCGGCTCCCAGCAACTTCCCGCAGGGCGGGTACGGCGGCTACGGCCAGCAGGCCCCGCAGCAGCGCGGCGACGCCAGCAAGGCCAACGAGGTGTCGTCGCAGCAGTTGATAAAGCGCGCGAAGCGCCCCCCGCAGTCGGGCTGGCGCAAGACGCTGCACTCCCTCTCCGGCGGGTTGATCAACCTCGGCGAGAGCCCGGCCGACCTGCGCAGGCGCGAGCTGATCGGGCGGATCAACCAGCCGCTGCGCGGGTGCTACAAGATCGCCATGCTGAGCCTGAAGGGCGGCGTCGGCAAGACCACGACGACCACCACGCTCGGCTCCACGTTCTCCTCGCTGCGCGGCGACCGGGTCATCGCCGTCGACGCCAACCCGGACCGGGGCACGCTGGCGCTGAAGGTGCCGAGGGAGACCACCGCGACCGTGCGGCACCTGCTGCGCGACGTCGCCCGGATCACCAAGTACAGCGACGTGCGCGCGTACACCTCGCAGTCGCCGAGCAGGCTGGAGGTGCTGGCGTCCGAGCAGGACCCGGCGGCCTCCGAGGCGTTCAGCGACCAGGACTACCTGCGGACCGTCGCGCTGCTGGAGCACTTCTACAACATCGTGCTCACCGACTGCGGCACCGGTCTGATGCACTCGGCCATGAAGGGCGTGCTCGACCAGGCCGACTCACTGGTGCTGGTGTCGTCCGGCTCGGTGGACGGCGCGCAGACGTCGGCGGCCACCCTGGACTGGCTGGAGGCGCACGGCTACCGCGACCTCGTCGCCAAGTCCGTCGCGGTGATCAACTCGGTGCGGCCGGGCTCCGGCAAGGTCGACCTGGACAAGCTGGCGGCGCACTTCGCGCAGCGGTGCCGCGCGGTCGTCCGCATCCCGTTCGACGCGCACCTGGAGGAGGGCGCGGAGATCGAGCTGGACAAGCTCAGCCCGGACACCAGGCTGGCGCTGCTGGAGCTGGCCGCCGTCGTGGCGGACGACTTCCCCAGCAAGTGA
- the ccsB gene encoding c-type cytochrome biogenesis protein CcsB, with protein sequence MQATAMADYSDWTYVAAVAVYVLAAVLYLCEQAFARTKPQEERALVGATATPTAGVGADGSWTPGRVVEEPKLPRAERLGRMGAALTVLGALLHLASLVTRGLATGRAPWGNMYEYGAMLTLAAVVTWIVLMRAFPVRKLGGIILTPVVIIMFLGGTVLYTDAAPVVPALQSYWLVIHVSVISISSGVFFVPGVASLLYLVKAGNPERFPKLPDSDVLDRIAYRSTVFAFPLFTIGIITGAIWAEAAWGRFWGWDPKETVAFVSWVVYAAYLHARATAGWRGRPAAWINVVGFAMTIFNLFFVNLVTTGLHSYAGVS encoded by the coding sequence ATGCAGGCGACCGCCATGGCGGACTACAGCGATTGGACCTACGTCGCCGCGGTGGCGGTCTACGTCCTCGCCGCCGTCCTCTACCTGTGCGAGCAGGCGTTCGCCCGCACCAAGCCCCAGGAGGAGCGGGCGCTGGTCGGCGCGACCGCCACGCCCACCGCGGGCGTCGGCGCGGACGGCTCGTGGACCCCCGGCCGGGTCGTGGAGGAGCCCAAGCTCCCGCGCGCCGAGCGCCTGGGCCGCATGGGCGCCGCCCTGACCGTGCTGGGCGCGCTGCTGCACCTGGCGTCCCTGGTCACCCGAGGCCTGGCCACCGGCCGCGCCCCGTGGGGCAACATGTACGAGTACGGCGCCATGCTCACGCTGGCCGCCGTCGTCACCTGGATCGTGCTGATGCGCGCCTTCCCGGTGCGCAAGCTCGGCGGGATCATCCTGACCCCCGTCGTGATCATCATGTTCCTCGGCGGCACCGTCCTCTACACCGACGCCGCGCCGGTCGTTCCCGCCCTCCAGTCCTACTGGCTGGTCATCCACGTCTCGGTCATCTCGATCTCCAGCGGCGTGTTCTTCGTGCCGGGCGTCGCCAGCCTGCTCTACCTGGTCAAGGCCGGGAACCCCGAGCGGTTCCCGAAGCTGCCCGACAGCGACGTGCTCGACCGGATCGCCTACCGCAGCACCGTCTTCGCGTTCCCGCTGTTCACCATCGGCATCATCACCGGCGCGATCTGGGCCGAGGCCGCGTGGGGCCGGTTCTGGGGCTGGGACCCCAAGGAGACGGTGGCGTTCGTCTCCTGGGTGGTCTACGCGGCCTACCTGCACGCCCGCGCCACGGCAGGATGGCGGGGCAGGCCCGCCGCGTGGATCAACGTGGTCGGGTTCGCGATGACCATCTTCAACCTCTTCTTCGTCAACCTCGTGACCACCGGGTTGCACTCGTACGCGGGCGTCAGCTGA
- the resB gene encoding cytochrome c biogenesis protein ResB, translated as MRAAIAFLRNTWRGLTSMRTALTLLFLLALGAMPGAMLPQRPLNAQKTADYIAQNGWWAEYLDDLGFFDVYASTWFSAIYVLLFASLVGCLLPRTWEYYGQMRAKPVLTPRNLARLPHHAEGESQATAEDVVAAARQRLRGWRLVEREEADGARSVSAERGFLRETGNLVFHFALLGLLVSFAVGKIVGYEGQVIVQTQGGQFCNSGVYNYDTFRPGLQVDGTDLSQFCVKINDFSASYLENGQAEQFSANVQYQSGEDLVTGTWRDYLLQVNHPLRTAGDRVYLLGHGYTPLFTVTFPNGEVREGAIQWRPVDQVTFASEGATKFDPPGVTDAEQRRKSQLAITGLLAPTAFYHGEILTSSFPEPRDPAVAIDVYRGDLGTDTGRGQSIFSISQEQVESGKLAKVARQNLGVGEELTLDDGTRIRFDGVRDWVSIQISHDPSQVYVLVFSILIILGLMVSLSVKRRRIWVRATPGQDGRTVIEVGGLARTDQAGYGGEFTDLSRDLLGPGPSERRKS; from the coding sequence GTGCGCGCCGCGATCGCCTTCCTGCGCAACACGTGGCGCGGCCTCACGTCGATGCGCACGGCGCTGACCCTGCTGTTCCTGCTCGCCCTCGGGGCCATGCCGGGCGCGATGCTGCCGCAGCGTCCGCTCAACGCGCAGAAGACCGCCGACTACATCGCCCAGAACGGCTGGTGGGCCGAGTACCTGGACGACCTCGGCTTCTTCGACGTCTACGCCAGCACCTGGTTCTCCGCGATCTACGTGCTGCTGTTCGCCTCGCTCGTCGGCTGCCTGCTCCCGCGCACCTGGGAGTACTACGGGCAGATGCGGGCCAAGCCCGTGCTCACCCCGCGCAACCTGGCCCGGCTCCCGCACCACGCCGAGGGCGAGTCGCAGGCCACCGCCGAGGACGTCGTGGCGGCGGCCCGCCAGCGGCTGCGCGGTTGGCGGCTGGTCGAGCGCGAGGAGGCGGACGGCGCGCGCAGCGTCAGCGCCGAGCGCGGCTTCCTGCGCGAGACCGGCAACCTGGTGTTCCACTTCGCCCTGCTGGGCCTGCTCGTCTCCTTCGCCGTCGGCAAGATCGTCGGCTACGAGGGCCAGGTCATCGTGCAGACGCAGGGCGGCCAGTTCTGCAACTCCGGCGTCTACAACTACGACACGTTCCGCCCCGGCCTCCAGGTCGACGGCACCGACCTGTCCCAGTTCTGCGTCAAGATCAACGACTTCTCCGCGTCCTACCTGGAGAACGGCCAGGCCGAGCAGTTCAGCGCGAACGTCCAGTACCAGTCCGGCGAGGACCTGGTCACCGGCACGTGGCGCGACTACCTGCTCCAGGTGAACCACCCGCTGCGCACGGCGGGCGACCGCGTCTACCTCCTCGGCCACGGCTACACCCCGCTGTTCACCGTCACCTTCCCCAACGGGGAGGTCCGCGAGGGCGCGATCCAGTGGCGGCCGGTCGACCAGGTCACGTTCGCCTCCGAGGGCGCCACCAAGTTCGACCCGCCCGGCGTGACCGACGCCGAGCAGCGCCGCAAGAGCCAGCTCGCCATCACCGGCCTGCTCGCGCCGACCGCGTTCTACCACGGCGAGATCCTCACCTCCTCCTTCCCCGAACCCCGCGACCCGGCGGTCGCGATCGACGTCTACCGGGGCGACCTGGGCACCGACACCGGGCGCGGCCAGTCGATCTTCTCCATCTCGCAGGAGCAGGTGGAGAGCGGCAAGCTCGCCAAGGTCGCCAGGCAGAACCTCGGCGTCGGCGAGGAGCTGACCCTGGACGACGGCACGCGGATCAGGTTCGACGGGGTGCGCGACTGGGTGTCCATCCAGATCTCGCACGACCCGTCCCAGGTGTACGTGCTGGTGTTCTCGATCCTGATCATCCTGGGCCTGATGGTGTCGCTCAGCGTCAAGCGCAGGCGGATCTGGGTCAGGGCGACCCCCGGCCAGGACGGGCGTACGGTAATCGAGGTCGGCGGCCTGGCGCGCACCGACCAAGCGGGCTACGGCGGCGAGTTCACCGACCTGTCCCGCGACCTGCTGGGACCCGGCCCGTCGGAACGAAGGAAGAGCTGA
- a CDS encoding cytochrome c biogenesis CcdA family protein produces the protein MNPTELVTSGPLLLATGVALLAGAISFASPCVVPLVPGYLAYLAGLVGADAPAVGADEDRKSGRWRVAGASLLFVLGFTVVFALTSFVVLGATEVLWLNEDLLQRIGGVVTIAMGLVFIGLIPALQRDVRVHRVPRGGLLGAPLLGGVFALGWTPCLGPTLAGVLALARGTEVGSATGRGALLVLAYCLGLGLPFVLIALGTRWAVRMTGWLRTHGRAVQIFGGSLLILVGVALVTGLWGDFVGWLRIAVVNDYELPL, from the coding sequence GTGAACCCGACGGAGCTGGTGACCTCCGGGCCGTTGCTTCTGGCCACCGGTGTCGCCCTCCTCGCGGGGGCGATCTCCTTCGCGTCGCCGTGCGTGGTCCCGCTGGTCCCCGGCTACCTCGCGTACCTCGCCGGCCTGGTCGGCGCCGACGCGCCCGCCGTGGGCGCGGACGAGGACCGCAAATCCGGCCGCTGGCGCGTCGCCGGGGCCTCCCTGCTCTTCGTCCTCGGCTTCACCGTCGTCTTCGCGCTCACCTCGTTCGTCGTCCTCGGCGCCACCGAGGTGCTCTGGCTCAACGAGGACCTGCTGCAGCGGATCGGCGGCGTCGTCACGATCGCCATGGGCCTGGTCTTCATCGGCCTGATCCCCGCCCTGCAGCGCGACGTCCGGGTGCACCGCGTCCCGCGCGGCGGCCTGCTCGGCGCGCCGCTGCTCGGCGGCGTGTTCGCGCTCGGCTGGACCCCGTGCCTCGGCCCGACCCTGGCAGGCGTGCTCGCGCTCGCCAGGGGCACCGAGGTCGGCTCGGCCACCGGCCGGGGCGCCCTGCTCGTGCTCGCCTACTGCCTCGGCCTCGGACTGCCGTTCGTGCTGATCGCGCTGGGCACCCGCTGGGCGGTCCGGATGACCGGCTGGCTGCGCACCCACGGCCGTGCGGTGCAGATCTTCGGCGGCTCCCTGCTGATCCTGGTGGGCGTCGCACTGGTGACCGGGTTGTGGGGGGACTTCGTGGGCTGGTTGCGGATCGCCGTCGTCAACGACTACGAGCTGCCCCTCTAG
- a CDS encoding M64 family metallopeptidase, protein MRAHRLTLPVLVAAASLLSAPISSAAPDVEWVEAFSPDGTITQVPVPVPGDLQKRSAPAEVAAEVVAIQETGAPGDRFDLVFVGDGYAEGDLPAYRRDAESKWEELSAVEPFKTYKQYFNVWRVDVISPESGVDNDPSLGTAKDTAMDMGFWCQGRDLATERLLCVDEGAARRYAALAPQADQVIALGNTSKYGGAGGGVATAAGGNESAGQIAVHELGHSIGGLADEYEYPYERYAGTEPWEPNVTGDASGGKWGSYLGKESPDGGVVGVYEGARYYRYGVYRPTENSIMRTLGQEFNLVGLDVMAEAFEARIPELGAERVAGPAVTRLGDRWPGSERVGAEGERLRG, encoded by the coding sequence ATGCGTGCACACCGGCTCACCCTGCCCGTGCTGGTCGCCGCTGCCTCGCTCCTGTCCGCGCCGATCTCCTCGGCGGCGCCGGACGTGGAGTGGGTGGAGGCCTTCTCCCCCGACGGGACGATCACCCAGGTCCCGGTCCCGGTTCCGGGGGATTTGCAGAAGAGATCCGCGCCCGCGGAGGTCGCTGCGGAGGTCGTGGCGATCCAGGAGACCGGGGCTCCGGGGGATCGGTTCGACCTGGTGTTCGTGGGGGACGGGTACGCGGAGGGGGATCTGCCCGCCTACCGGCGTGACGCCGAGTCGAAGTGGGAGGAGTTGTCTGCGGTCGAGCCGTTCAAGACGTACAAGCAGTACTTCAACGTCTGGCGGGTCGACGTGATCTCCCCGGAGTCGGGGGTGGACAACGATCCCTCGCTGGGGACGGCGAAGGACACGGCGATGGACATGGGGTTCTGGTGCCAGGGGCGGGATCTGGCGACGGAGCGGTTGTTGTGCGTGGACGAGGGGGCGGCGCGGCGGTACGCGGCGCTGGCGCCTCAGGCGGACCAGGTGATCGCGCTGGGGAACACGTCGAAGTACGGCGGCGCGGGTGGTGGGGTGGCCACGGCGGCGGGTGGGAACGAGTCGGCCGGGCAGATCGCGGTGCACGAGCTGGGGCACTCGATCGGCGGGTTGGCGGATGAGTACGAGTACCCGTACGAGCGGTACGCGGGGACTGAGCCGTGGGAGCCGAACGTGACCGGGGACGCGAGCGGGGGGAAGTGGGGCTCGTACCTGGGGAAGGAGTCCCCGGATGGTGGGGTGGTCGGGGTTTACGAGGGGGCCCGGTATTACCGGTACGGGGTGTACCGGCCGACTGAGAACTCGATCATGCGGACGTTGGGGCAGGAGTTCAACCTGGTCGGGTTGGACGTGATGGCTGAGGCGTTCGAGGCTCGGATTCCGGAGTTGGGGGCTGAGCGGGTGGCTGGGCCTGCGGTGACGCGGTTGGGTGACCGGTGGCCTGGGAGTGAGCGGGTGGGGGCCGAGGGCGAGAGGCTGAGGGGCTGA
- a CDS encoding NADP-dependent oxidoreductase, protein MRAIGVHRFGGPEELRLLDLPEPQAGPGEVRIRVHAAAVNPTDVLLRTGGHAVRMPNATPPFVPGMDAAGVVDQVGPGVDRLVVGQPVVALVLFTTPRGGAYADHVVIPEASVVPAPEGVDLHAASTLLMNALTARVALDELNLPRGATVAVTGAAGAVGGYAVELAKADGLLVVADAAERDAELVRSFGADHVVPRGTGVAEHVRALLPDGVPGLVDGSAQTAELLPALADGGTLIELRGWAGPAERGIQVRPVMVPDRMTDTKTLTELSQAAGKGHLTLRVAEVLPAERAAEAHRLLEAGALRGRLVLDFT, encoded by the coding sequence ATGAGAGCCATCGGCGTGCACCGCTTCGGCGGCCCGGAAGAACTCCGCCTGCTCGACCTCCCCGAACCGCAGGCGGGCCCCGGCGAAGTCCGAATCCGCGTCCACGCGGCAGCGGTCAACCCCACCGACGTCCTCCTCCGCACCGGCGGCCACGCCGTCCGAATGCCGAACGCGACCCCGCCATTCGTGCCCGGCATGGACGCGGCGGGCGTGGTCGACCAGGTGGGCCCCGGTGTGGACCGCCTGGTGGTCGGCCAACCGGTGGTCGCACTCGTCCTGTTCACCACCCCGCGCGGCGGCGCGTACGCGGACCACGTCGTCATCCCCGAGGCGTCCGTGGTCCCCGCACCGGAGGGCGTCGACCTCCACGCGGCCTCCACCCTGCTGATGAACGCCCTGACGGCCCGCGTCGCGCTGGACGAGCTGAACCTGCCACGGGGGGCGACCGTCGCGGTGACCGGAGCGGCCGGGGCCGTCGGCGGCTACGCGGTCGAACTGGCGAAGGCGGACGGCCTGCTGGTGGTCGCCGACGCCGCCGAGCGGGACGCCGAACTGGTGCGGTCCTTCGGCGCAGACCACGTGGTCCCGCGCGGCACTGGTGTCGCCGAGCACGTCCGGGCCCTGCTCCCCGACGGCGTCCCCGGCCTGGTGGACGGCTCCGCCCAAACCGCCGAACTGCTGCCCGCGCTGGCCGACGGCGGAACCCTGATCGAACTGCGCGGCTGGGCAGGCCCAGCCGAACGCGGCATCCAAGTCCGCCCGGTGATGGTCCCGGACCGCATGACCGACACCAAGACCCTGACCGAGCTGAGCCAAGCCGCAGGCAAAGGCCACCTGACCCTCCGCGTCGCCGAGGTCCTCCCCGCAGAACGCGCCGCAGAAGCCCACCGCCTCCTGGAGGCAGGCGCCCTACGAGGCCGCTTGGTCCTCGACTTCACCTGA
- a CDS encoding TlpA disulfide reductase family protein: MSRRTWRRLAPALLALALASGCATGDDAVAVGGEFQFVAPGGQVRIRYDGDDRKPISGLSGPSLMEDGKTISLDDYAGKVVVVNVWGAWCPPCRTEAPEMQKVQDEAGPKGVQVLGLDVRETSINAGRDFKSNRGLTYPSIYDDSGRTLLAFKGYPPNAVPSTIVLDKQHRVAAVFLESLIASDLLPLVEELAAE; the protein is encoded by the coding sequence GTGAGCAGGCGAACGTGGCGGAGGCTGGCGCCCGCGCTGCTCGCGCTGGCGCTGGCCTCCGGGTGCGCGACCGGTGACGACGCGGTGGCGGTGGGCGGCGAGTTCCAGTTCGTCGCACCCGGCGGTCAGGTCCGCATCCGCTACGACGGCGACGACCGCAAGCCGATCAGCGGCCTGAGCGGCCCGTCCCTCATGGAGGACGGCAAGACCATCTCCCTGGACGACTACGCGGGCAAGGTGGTCGTGGTCAACGTCTGGGGCGCCTGGTGCCCGCCGTGCCGGACCGAGGCCCCCGAGATGCAGAAGGTCCAGGACGAGGCGGGCCCCAAGGGCGTCCAGGTCCTCGGTCTGGACGTCCGCGAGACCTCGATCAACGCGGGCCGCGACTTCAAGTCCAACCGCGGCCTGACCTACCCGTCGATCTACGACGACTCGGGCCGCACCCTCCTGGCCTTCAAGGGCTACCCCCCGAACGCCGTCCCGTCCACGATCGTCCTGGACAAGCAGCACCGCGTGGCGGCCGTCTTCCTGGAGAGCCTGATCGCCAGCGACCTCCTGCCCCTGGTCGAGGAGCTGGCCGCCGAGTAG
- a CDS encoding histidine phosphatase family protein, with protein sequence MRHGEVHNPTGILYGRLPGFKLSDKGERQALTVAEHLADHDVAHVVASPLERAQQTATPIADSHRLDLATDPRLIEAGNKFEGLKVAVGDGALRQPQHWPKLVNPFLPSWGEPYLHIAHRMLAGVQRARAIAEGHEAVIVSHQLPIWTLRRFLEGKRMWHDPRRRECSLASLTSLVFQGEELIRIVYSEPAGSTDPRVTGA encoded by the coding sequence ATGCGGCACGGTGAGGTGCACAACCCCACCGGCATCCTGTACGGCCGCCTGCCGGGCTTCAAGCTGTCCGACAAGGGCGAGCGGCAGGCCCTCACGGTCGCCGAGCACCTCGCGGACCACGACGTCGCGCACGTCGTCGCCTCCCCGCTGGAGCGCGCCCAGCAGACCGCGACCCCCATCGCCGACTCGCACCGCCTGGACCTGGCCACCGACCCGAGGCTGATCGAGGCGGGCAACAAGTTCGAGGGCCTCAAGGTCGCGGTCGGCGACGGCGCGCTGAGGCAGCCGCAGCACTGGCCGAAGCTGGTCAACCCGTTCCTGCCGTCCTGGGGCGAGCCGTACCTGCACATCGCGCACCGGATGCTCGCGGGCGTGCAGCGGGCGCGGGCCATCGCCGAGGGCCACGAGGCCGTGATCGTGTCGCACCAGCTGCCGATCTGGACCCTGCGCCGCTTCCTGGAGGGCAAGCGCATGTGGCACGACCCGCGCAGGCGGGAGTGCTCCCTGGCCTCGCTCACCAGCCTGGTGTTCCAGGGCGAGGAGCTGATCAGGATCGTCTACAGCGAGCCCGCGGGCAGCACCGACCCCAGGGTGACCGGGGCGTGA